GACCGGGAACTTTCGATGGGTGAACAAAAAAAACTCCAGACCGAACTTTTGAAACTTAAAGCCAAAAATACTCGTCTCGAAAGAACCGTTGTAAAACTGCTTTCCGGATTCAGCGGGGCGCTGGCCTTGAGCGGAGCGAACAAGAAAGAAGAATTTTTTGAATCAGGAATCAAAAGCCTGATGAGCCAGCCGGAATTCAAGAACATAGACGAAATTTGCAAATTAGCGGAAGTTTTGGATGTGGTGGATGAAAAATTTGAGAATATTGCCAAAGACCTTAAGGAAAATGAAACGAAAATATACATCGGCAAAGAAAATCCGATCGATGGAATTTCCAATTGCTCAATGGTCGTTTCCTCTTACAAATTGAAAGGCGGAGAAAAAGGAATTCTGGCACTCATCGGTCCCAAAAGGATGAAGTATGCCAAAAACAAATCACTGATTGAATATATGAAGAAGCTTTTGAGTTCGTCGACTGTATTAATAATAGTGGCGGGAAGTGTTCATATAATAATTTCGTAACATAATAGATTGTCATTCCTGTGAAAGCAGGAATCTACACAAGCGATAATCACAAGTTTAGTGTATAAACATTAGACTAGTGTAATTCGATAGCGTAGATTCCGGGTCAAGCCCGGAATGACATGATAAATATAATGTTTAAAAACAAAAAAGCAGAAGAAGATAAAATTCCAGAAGAACACACTATTGCAAATATTACTCAAAGAGCAGTGCTTTATGATCAAAAAACCCAAAAATTTTTAATAGCTAAATGCAGTGATTCAGACGCTGATTTTTACAAGAAATTCGGTCCATGGGAGTTTGTCGGAGGAAGAGTGAACAAGGGCGAAGAACTTCTGGATGCTTTGAAAAGAGAAGTTAAAGAAGAGGCAGGAGAGATAGAATTCGAGATAGTTGATTCCTTAGGCAATTTCTTGATGGAACTTAAATCAAGAAAAGTAATCCTACTGGCATATCTGGTAAATTATCTGGAAGGAGAAATAAAATTAGATATTGAGCATAGCGAATACAAATGGCAAACCGCCAAAGAAATACTGGAAAATAAGGAACATAAAGAATGGTTAAAATATTTTGTTAAAAAAGCTGAAGAAATAATTAGTAGCCAAAAAAATATCAACGGATGGAAGCGTTGCCAGGCGGATTTTGAGAACTACCGTAAAATGCAGGATGAATCCAGAAAACAGCTCAAAGAATTCGTTTTGGAAGACTTGACACTTCAAATTTTGCCAGTCGTGGATAATTTCGAGATGTCGCTGGAGCATGTTCCCGAAGATCAGAGCAAATCTCCTTGGCTCCAAGGAATACTGCATATCCAGCGCCAGTTGGAAACTATCCTGAAGGATAATGGGGTTTCTGAAATTGTAGTAAAAGTAGGAGATAAATTTGATCCAAATTTTCACGAAGCGATTCATCAGGAATCAGAGAACAGCAATCAAGAATCAGAAAACAAGATTAAAAAAATTATTAGTAAAGGATACAAGATTGGAGATAAAGTAATTCGAGCAGTGAAAGTAATAGTAGGATAAGTTAAAAATGTTATTTGAAATAAAAAAAAGACCCCCGAGAAAGAAACCTGGCAGGTTTCTTGGGGGGTCAAGAGGAAAAGAACAAACAAGAGCGGGAGGCTTTATGTTCTTTACGTTCGAGATGACTCTCGTTCTATGGCTTTT
Above is a genomic segment from Parcubacteria group bacterium containing:
- the grpE gene encoding nucleotide exchange factor GrpE, whose product is MFKNKKAEEDKIPEEHTIANITQRAVLYDQKTQKFLIAKCSDSDADFYKKFGPWEFVGGRVNKGEELLDALKREVKEEAGEIEFEIVDSLGNFLMELKSRKVILLAYLVNYLEGEIKLDIEHSEYKWQTAKEILENKEHKEWLKYFVKKAEEIISSQKNINGWKRCQADFENYRKMQDESRKQLKEFVLEDLTLQILPVVDNFEMSLEHVPEDQSKSPWLQGILHIQRQLETILKDNGVSEIVVKVGDKFDPNFHEAIHQESENSNQESENKIKKIISKGYKIGDKVIRAVKVIVG